The Syntrophobotulus glycolicus DSM 8271 DNA window AATTCTCCGGGGCTTGCGGATGCTGTATCATCACCGGAAAATTACGCCCAAACTTTTTGCCAGGTACAAACGCCGATATTCGCCTTATGCCACGGTAGCAAGCTTATATCTTTGGGCAATAGCCGGCGGTGCCTGTCCGGGACTGATCGACCACGCTCCAAAATCAGATGTGCGCAAAAAGGCAGACGCCAAAAAACAGCAAACCGAAAAAAGTTAATTCCTCATCTTTATAAATGTCAAAAGCATACCGGATCCGCTGGGAAAACGATCAGTCTGCAGGTCCGGTTTTGCTCAACGATTGAACAACGTTGCCAGCTATAGATAGGTTATATAATCGTCTATATGTTCATGTGTAAAGAAGGAAAAACATCCTGGGCTGGAAGCAGGAATAATTAGGGGTTGATAGAAATAAAACACGTGCCTAACATCCTGACAGGATCCCGAATCATTTTTTCTCTCGGTCTGCTGTTTGTGAACCCATTATCCGCTGAATTTTTTATCCTCTATCTTTTATGTGGGACAACCGATGTTTTGGATGGTTATCTGGCCAGAAGAACCGGCATTGCTAGTTCGTTCGGCGCAACATTTGACAGTATTGCCGATTTCATTTTTTTCGGTATAGTACTCATTGTTTTTATTCCGCTAATTCAATGTCCATGGTGGGTTTTATTATGGATAGGCCTTATCGTGTCGGTGCGTTTCACCACCTTAGGAGTGGGTTATGCAAAATATCAAGAGATCTCTTTTCTGCACACATACGCAAACAAGGCAACGGGGGCGGCGCTGTTTTTCTTTCCTTTTATTGATCAGCTATTTGGCCTGAAGGTGACGGCGCTATTGGTATGCGGGGCAGCAACCTTTTCAGCGCTTGAAGAACTGGTTATCACTTTGACCTCAAAAGAACTGAAAAAAGACACACGGAGCTTTTTCGTCAAATGATGTGTTGGACTTTCGGCCAACAAATTCAGTTTTTTCATAATCTGCTTTTTTTCTTGTGTTGTCAGCGTTTTGAAGTGCTTTTGGAAACGTTGCGTAAAAGTGAATTGATAGACCATCAGTTTTCCTCTAGTTTTGCAAATAGTGCCTCCACATTATCAAAGACAGGCTGTTTGCCGGAGGCTATTTTTGCTTTTGCTATTTCGATTTCTTTCCGAAGCTCGTCGAGATATTTTTTTGGATATACAACTACCGGCATAAGATAAATCACGCCGTCTTTTTCGTAAATTTCCAATTTGTCGCCTTCGGAAAGTCCCAGCCGTTCAACAAGTTCTTTCGGTATCGTAATCTGTGATTTGGCCCGCAGCTCAGACAACATCATGATCATCTCCAATTTATCGTGAGAAATTCTTACTTTCTTACCACAAGTATATGCTGTTTTATTAAAAAGATCAACAGAACAAATAGCTGGGTTAACGGGATAAGGTATAGTCATGCTATGAAATGATGAGAATCAGTCTGGAATCTAATACATCGTGTCCGGATCAGCAGATAATGATATTGACTTTCATTATCGGCCATGGTATCATCAAATCACAGTATTCCTGCAGGGTTGACGTGTTCCGGACGTCATTTATCCGGAAGCATCGAGCCAAGGAATTTG harbors:
- a CDS encoding CDP-alcohol phosphatidyltransferase family protein — translated: MIEIKHVPNILTGSRIIFSLGLLFVNPLSAEFFILYLLCGTTDVLDGYLARRTGIASSFGATFDSIADFIFFGIVLIVFIPLIQCPWWVLLWIGLIVSVRFTTLGVGYAKYQEISFLHTYANKATGAALFFFPFIDQLFGLKVTALLVCGAATFSALEELVITLTSKELKKDTRSFFVK
- a CDS encoding AbrB/MazE/SpoVT family DNA-binding domain-containing protein codes for the protein MIMMLSELRAKSQITIPKELVERLGLSEGDKLEIYEKDGVIYLMPVVVYPKKYLDELRKEIEIAKAKIASGKQPVFDNVEALFAKLEEN